One window of the Rhizobium sp. ARZ01 genome contains the following:
- a CDS encoding HWE histidine kinase domain-containing protein: MNLEDLYRLMRNSHVQAQSIIDTVPDPLLVLDRNLCIQTASRAFFTTFQVDRAETIGQHLYELGNRQWDIPELRLLLEDVIPKSMAVVDYEVEHDFPSIGRRTMLVSAQRLFHPDNNSRTLLLSIVDATKRRQREAEKDVLLDELRHRTKNLLAVVQAMTRQTTAAGRSGEEYREDLLGRLNALIVAHDAAFSNSRETETELKEMVEQTLEPYSEASVGILVESGPSVRLPPQQAVSLSLVLHELATNAIKYGALSNPTGQVRIHWEIEEASAPKLRLVWQESGGPPVAPPAVKGFGTKLIEFIATHELGGRVELNYAPAGLIVEIVAPLGSVS, from the coding sequence ATGAATCTGGAGGATCTCTATCGCCTGATGCGGAACTCTCATGTCCAGGCGCAAAGCATCATTGACACGGTGCCTGATCCTTTGCTTGTCCTCGACCGGAACCTGTGTATCCAGACGGCCAGCCGGGCTTTTTTTACCACCTTCCAAGTCGACCGCGCCGAAACAATCGGACAGCACCTCTACGAACTCGGCAATCGGCAGTGGGACATCCCCGAGTTGCGCCTCCTGCTTGAAGACGTGATCCCGAAAAGCATGGCGGTGGTGGACTATGAGGTCGAGCACGACTTTCCGAGCATTGGTCGGAGGACGATGCTTGTCAGCGCGCAACGGCTGTTCCATCCCGACAACAACAGCCGCACGCTGTTGCTGTCAATCGTGGATGCCACAAAGCGACGCCAGCGCGAAGCCGAGAAAGATGTGCTCTTAGACGAACTCCGGCATCGAACGAAGAATCTGCTCGCTGTCGTCCAAGCGATGACGCGCCAGACGACCGCCGCCGGTCGCTCTGGGGAGGAGTACCGGGAGGACCTCCTCGGCCGGCTCAATGCGCTCATAGTGGCGCACGATGCGGCCTTCTCAAACAGCAGAGAGACTGAGACCGAGCTTAAGGAGATGGTTGAGCAGACACTTGAACCTTATTCGGAAGCTTCTGTAGGGATCCTTGTCGAATCCGGACCATCCGTACGGCTTCCGCCGCAGCAAGCTGTATCGCTGAGCCTGGTTCTGCATGAACTCGCGACCAATGCGATCAAATACGGCGCGCTTTCGAACCCCACGGGGCAGGTTCGCATCCACTGGGAGATTGAGGAAGCCAGCGCTCCAAAACTACGGCTGGTCTGGCAAGAGAGCGGTGGCCCTCCCGTTGCGCCGCCGGCCGTCAAAGGATTTGGGACGAAGCTGATTGAGTTTATTGCAACTCACGAACTGGGCGGACGGGTGGAACTGAACTATGCGCCAGCGGGTTTGATCGTTGAGATCGTTGCCCCACTAGGATCGGTCTCATAG